Genomic segment of Malus domestica chromosome 15, GDT2T_hap1:
ctttgctcGGTTTCTGGGGTGGTGAAGCTTGCATTTAGGCCCTCGTGGACAGGTTCCAGTAGCTTCAAAGGACGGGCAAACATAGCTATGCTTCTTCCGGCACTGTGAGGGagatatatattctattttacTTGCTCCAAAACTAGTGTATCTTTGTTTGCTCAGAGAAGAGTTATCAAGCCTTACATATAAAATCTAGTATAACTGTATGACAAGCAGAAATTCTATTTGCACCCAGATTTTTACTCAACAGCCCGAACTATTTTCCACATTCCCCTAATTCAACAAATAATAGTTTTACTCACCACACCCCCTTTCCataaatatgttaattaaaTCTTTTGTTCACTATGTTCTTGAGTGTAAGCAGATCTCAATAATAATGTTATCAACGAAACTCTCTTTCTTGTTCAACATAttcaatgtctactttattGAAAGATAGGTCCAACTATAGTTAACTTTCTACTCTCCTTTTGATCTCAACCATTCCCCTTCCCATAATACACCAAACACGAGCAGTTTTTCATCTGGTATGTCCAAATTGATTGCCTACAAAATCAACATGCATGCCCACACACCACATACACAATTGAACTAAACAATTGGGCTCCGTACTAGCAAGAAAAACGAGTCCCAGACTTCCGAATTCAAAccagcataaaaaaaaaaacaaacacaagCAAAAAAGCGTATATATGATAAGACAGTACCTCATTCCCGTCAGCACAATAGCCCTTAAGAAATCCTTCACAAGTAGATGCCTTTGGATTCACATTCACATGTCTGTAAGGACAATTTTGATTGGAGCATAAACCTGCCAGGAAGCATGTCAGAATTTTCTAATTCCATTAGTAGCTTGACTAGAACAATGTTACCAGAAAGCACCTTGCAAATAGTAAGAACAGTCCGGCATTCTTTCAGGAATGACCTGCATGaagataaaatataaataaagaaataaaaagaaaggataaaatGTCCAAAAAGAAGTACAAAGTTCTGTTGTAGATCATGTGAAGTCCTGTCACACGGTAAACCTGATGAGTCAATTTGCAATTGGGATTGGAACATAAACCCTTCAAAAACTTTGTGCAGACTGCAACTTTAGAGGAGTCATGGATATAGGGACATTTTCCATCATCCTTATTGCACTTCCCAAATCTTGTAAAAAACTGGCAGTACTTCCGCTTTTTTGCCAGCCGAAGTCTGGCCGTGTGCAAACTCCATCGAACTCTTTCACTAGCCAATATGCGAGTTCTCTTCTTCGGATTTCTAATAAGCTGGTTACCATTGCCAATCCGCAAATATCTGCCAATATGGAAATGCATTTATATCCAAGAATTTTAAAACTTAAGAACAATGCAACCATAATTTGGAGGTTCGTGTGTCAACACCATCAATTGGCATTCACATTTGCTTGTATTAATTTCAGGAATCTATCTTTAAGCCATAAACAACAGCAACTTACTCATCATTGCCAATCACCAGTCTCTTTGGAACATAAGATCTCTTGGGATCCTTTTCAGGATCGAGCACACCAGAGCTTGACGATTCGTCATCTACACAGAACATGAATGAAAACTGTACGATCAATTTGCTGATAAGATGTACCCCACATATgccaaaatatttataaaaaaaaaaaaaaatcctccaaAACTGAAAAACACTCATTAATCACCTCATAATACTTCTTTGGAATTGGAATATACGGCTATATGTGATTCAACACGAATAGAAAAGACAGTGTCCAGTGTGCTGGCAACTGCTCATAAACTATATAATTAATATGCTAAAAGAATGTCCAAAACGATACTGACAGAAATCAGCAATTCTGTTTCTATCGTATGGGCCTTTCATCCCCTTTGTTTACCAAAATACAAATCAGTAGTTCTGAAATTAGTCAGAAATCAGAGGCACTTCCTGAGCCCAAGATAATGGTTCCAAATCACaaggatataaaaaaaaactcttccCAATCACTCCAAAACTAGATATGACGGTCTACTCGTAAGAGAAAGAAAGGTTGAAACTTAAGAACATGTGGTGACCACATCCAATGGCCagaagaaattgaaaatcaagcTCCTAATGTATAAGCATTAAAAAAGTATACACTAAAGCTCATGTTGAAAAGGACATTTGATATGTGGAGCAAATAAAGAGCAGCCCACCTGAAATCCTTTTTAGTGTTCGCCTTGAAGGATCCATTTTGTACCGGACAGAACCAATGCGAAATATACGTTTTCCTGCCATATCATCAGATACTTAATAATCAAGCAACATACCATGTGGAAACACATTGAAGGTATACCACAAGCAAGAAATGTCATGCATCTGACACATCAGATAGCTCTACATTTTCACTACACTATGAATTGACTTACCTGACAAATTACTTCTAAACTTAGACCCCAAACTAATGCATGCAGCACCATTgtgttctcttttcttcttctccactgCAGCAACAGCACGTGTAGCTTCCTAGACATTGTTAATAGAAACAATTGAGGTGGATAGGGACAGAGCAGTTTCTGATTTGGAAACCATTACTTCACTTTAATAAAAAAGGGATCATCTTTGAAGGAGAAATAATAGCCTGACTGGGTACTAGCCAACAAACCTCATTAGCTTCCTTTGATTGCCTTTCAAGGGATTTTGACCATTTTAAACTGGCCCCACCAACACTTAATACCTTGTACATTTTAAGCGAAAATCCATGAGTTGACTTAGTGTACAAAGTATCCCGCCTTCTTGACAGCAGCAGTTTCTTACTgaaaaatgaaataatattTGATTTTCTTAAGTAACATACACAAATGTGTTCAAATCTAATTGCCTCTTCAAAACAAGAAAAGAATCGAATACCTGATTGTGGGTACGGAACTATATTTGAAACTGGAAGCCTGACTTTGCATGAAAGTCCTCCAGTGTCTTGCTCTTTTCCATGGAAACAGGTAAGGCACTACCTTCTGATGGTTAAGTGAACCACCATCATTGTTTGATGACTGTGTACCATGCGGTGTCCACACCAAAGagttttttccaattttactTGTCTTTGCAACAGCTGTACGAGAAAACCAAGGTAATAAGATTCTAAAACACTGAAGAGTTTCAAcaaaaaaaggatcaaatctGTACAATGATATCATcattgaaatatgaaatgagCTTAAGTTGGAAAAGGTTACAGATCAGAGCTTCAATACGtctaaaagatgaagaaaaggacAACATCCAGGAAATAGAAGAACCCTGATGCTAACAGTTAGCAGTAATCAATAAATGGAACTGAACAAATCCACTTTTGCCTTGATCCAGAAAATGCATTTCAGAATTTAGGTGTAAGTGTAAAAAAATACTGCTTAGAGAACACGTAACAGAACAAGTTCTAACAGCATACCCTTGTGTGATCGTTTCTTGCCATATGTTCTTCTGGGGACAATCTTAGGAACCCTTTGCAGCTGTAAGTTTAAATTGTCATCAGGCATGATAGCATGACCTTCCAAGGATGTCCTGATTAGCTGATTTTTGCGCCTCTTGTAGTAACCATCAGAGGAGTGCTGGATCTTATCAGTACTGTGGACCGGAAGGTCACAAGGATTTGAAGTTGCAACCAACTGATTTAACGTGCACTTTCCATTTACAATCTTCTTGGTATTTGGAGGTGCCAAATTCTCATCATGCAGTACATTCTGGTTTTCCAAATTATTGAGCGAACCACTGTGATTTTCCTGAGTTTCAGAAATTGTCAGTGAGTCCTTGGCAAATGTTTGTGCATCTTTGGTGTCCAAAGAATTCATAGGATCTAACTTGGTTTCACCACTAAGAGGCTCAGACACTGGGGATGATGCACGAACCCCGAAAGAGATGGCAGGACAAGTAGATAATATGGGTGCCAAAGGTAGTTGGGGTGTCGGCCTATCAAAAGGAGCATTCATTTCTCCAGTTCTCATGAGACTTGGAGGCATTTTCACATCAATCCTACTGTCAGATCCTGCATTCTTCTTCAAACCATCTATACCTGAAGAGTTCAACTGATAAACAGCTGAACTAAACCCATGGGAGCTTTGCAGAGCAGCGACTGGAGGTTTTCTAACAAGGCTGTTACCTTTACGCACATACGAATTACTTTGAAATTTTCCATTCCTTTGTGGCAACTGCCTTTGGGGTGGAACAGTACTAGATAAAGGCATGCTTACAGGAAGAGGAGATGAAGATGAATTACCATTTCGATGCCAAGTCCGAGGCTTTGCAATATGAGTTGAAGAGGCAGTCTTCATTGAGGTAGAAGAGACCGAATATGAACGACCTGGCACAATCCCACGAGTGGCTTGACCCAGCTGGTTCTTCAAACCAGATTCTGTGCTTACTAGATTCGAACCATGAGTTGCCTTTTTGATATTTTGCAAAGGTAAAGCTACTGACTTCCCCATCACTGATTTGGTACCACCTGATGATGAATTTTGAGCAGATGCATTGGAACCACCTTCAACCacagacttcaaatccaattgCTGGTCCCCACCAGCTTTTTCATCAGAAATTTTGATAACTGATGGACTACAAGGTAGCATCTGCAAGTAAGGGACATCAGTTGAAGTTTCTGGAGAACCCTTATCTGATACTGTATCATGCACAAACTCCGTTCCTTCATCATTAGAGTTAGTAGTAGATACTTCATTGTTATTGGCACATAACAACAGATAATTTGACGCAATGGGCAATTTCTCCTTCACAGAGACATAATTTGATTCCATATCTGTGCAGGAAAATTTATTGCTTGAGTCTGGAGGCTGGACTTCTGAAGAAACGCTGCATGAAGCAGTCTCGCCTTGCATCATAACTTGCTCAGCTGTTGAAAATATACCAAAATTTTCTTCTAGGTTACTTTCTACGTCCATAATGTCAAGCTGAGGGCTATTTACAACCAGAGCTTGAGTGCTAGCCTCTTTCTGTTCATTCCTCGATGGTGAGGGACAAAGGAACGATGTATCCGGAACTGATTCTTCATAAATTGTACATGATTCAACACCTTGGTGCTCAAAGTTCATACCATCATTAGTAAGGGCATCCCTAGCTGCAGATACAGCCGCTAAATCATCCACAAATAATACAGTGCTTCCCTCTTGAGAAGGAATTAAATTAGCATTAGCAGAGAGAAAACCTATGCTGGAAGCAGTAACTTCATCTTCTTGTGTTGGATCATCGTTAGTCCAAGGTGCTTCTGCATAAGATGTAGACTTATCTGCAGGTCCATCATTGGTTTGAGAGGTAGTCCCTACCAGATGAGAGGTGGATACTTTTCTCCTCTTTATATACTTCAGAGAAGTCTCATCAGGATCAGAGTTAACATCACTTCTAGCTGATAACTTAGCCTCACAAATCCCATCTAGTGAGCTGTTCCCACGCAGAACACTGACCCCGTCATTATCAGGTTGAGAGCCAATATCTAACTTTTCAACACCAGAAACAGCAACTTCTGCATGACTAGCATCCTTCAGGGATGAACTTACTGCCGTATCCACAGAATTTTCATGGGCAGAAACATTTTTAGGCTCTACAATAGTGTTGGAGGCCCTTGAAGAGTCTAACAGAGTCCtaaattttctcttctttttaatCTTGAATGTAACACTCTTCCGATCTCCAACTGAATTTGCAATCTTTGAAGATCTTTCGGTGCCACAACTAACAAATAATCTGGAGGCACCATCTGCAGATGCTTGCGTGCCGACAAAATCGGCATTCCCACCATTAGGAACAATAATATTCTCATCATAATTAGTACTAACTTTGTCAGAGTTCCACGTGGTACCTCTACCATCATCGGAGCAGACAGCAAAGGTCTTCCCCGAACTTGATAAACCAACAGTTATGCTGCTTTCTGCTGCAGATATAGCCTTTGGAAGTTCTTCCACAGAACCAATTTGTAGTGATGTTGGGAGCTGATGTGTACAAGGTTGCTCGCTGATGGCATCCACATTACCAATGTTATGAACCATGACTTCTTGATAAGATACTTTTATACCACCATCAATATCCAAGTTGGTTTCTGCACCATGGCCAGAGCCATTTACATTCATAATGTCTCCATGCATCATAGTTTTCTCTGAACTTAAAAAACCAGAATTGGCATTGCCTTCTACAGACAATCTGGGCTCTGATGATTCTGTTCGTATGACATTATCAAGCGATAAACTGTCTCCACTCTGACATATCTGTTTGCTGACATCTACAACGCAACCAGTTTCTGGACAAGTAGCTACCCTAAGTGAATCAGTTACATTGTTGGTAAAATTTGAACTCTTAAGCAAGCCCTGGACAGAAGCATCTACAGTTAGACAACCCTGATCAATATTAATTTCTTCACAACTTGAAGAACCCAAATTACAAGTTGAAGTTTTCCCAGTGCTCTTACTACAAGAGTTGGCATCAGTGCCATGTTCATCCGATACCATGCTCGGTGAAGAGGTTTCACCCTTTTCAGTCCCAAAGGCTGCAGATGGGCTACAAATATAGCTATCTGCTGCCCGTGGTTCATCAATCTTCTTTTTTGGCTGTGGACGAGGGTTTACGACCTTTTTCACTACTTTCTTCACcacttttttcttcttagtaACCTTAAGAGAAGACATTTGAGCAGAAACACCCTTTTTACCATCTCTTTGTAAAACCTTACCCTTTGTGTTACCCTTTGTAACCCTTTCCACTTCACTCTTTCCAGAAGAATCACCATTCACATTAGAACCGGGCTGTTCGATATCACACCTATTCTCCATACCAGAAGTGTTCACCTCCTCTTCCAACTGTCGTGGGTCCTTGTCTGAACTGGATGTCTTATTTGCAACAACTATGGAGCTTCGCAAACGTACAGGTGCAGCATTCTCACTGTCTCTACTGAGTTTCAAATTTGAGAAATCCCTGCCATACACTGAATCTGTCTTAACATCCCTATTTCCAACTGCCTTCGCCACTAGTGAATTCGATTTAAAAGAAACATCAAGTTCCAAAGAATTCGCACCTTTCTCAACTTCACCCATCTCGCGACCCGAATACTCATAGTATCCTTTCCCTCTGTGGGAACTAGAGCCAGAATTATCAAAATAAGCAGAGCCATTCCGGTGACTAGGTTTCACAGTTTGAAGCCTGAGTAAAACACTCTTCTTTTGTATCTGCTTCCTCCTATTACTAGTACCACTCCCTCTTTCAGATTCTGAACCATAATAATCCCGTTTCGCCAAAACATTCCGGCCCCTGTTACCCTCATCGAACACGAATGGATCATATAACTCTCTAGTAGCTTCTCTATCATTATGAACCCATCTCTGATTATTCTCATACACCTCATCTCTCCTACCACCACTCCTCAACTCATCATACCGGCCATCATAACCACCCGAATTCGAATCCAAATGACTATTCAAATTCTGGCTTGACGCAAACCCCAATTCGCGATACTTTCCATCGGAACTGGGTTCTGCACGAGCACGGCGGCGACTGTTATAATCGTCGTCCACGGGGGCCCGATGTTCCCGGAGCAGCTGTTCATTGTAGTCAGCCCTAAACCTAGCGCTACCACTACCCTCTGATTCAACCCTAAATTGGGGTTTATGCAATTCACGATCGTAATCGtgaaaagcccttgaagaatcCCAAGAAACGGGATTGGATTCGACGTAGGGCgattcaaattggagcaatCGGTGGTGGCGAGGGCGCTCCGAATGGGCGACCCGAGGGGAGGAGACGGGGTAGTCGTGAAGGGGGAGGAAGGTTCTGGAGCGTTCGGGTTCGAAGGTGAGTTGGGGCTGGTTGGGGTTGTAAGGATGTGGGGGGGGCGGGGGCGGGGGCAGGGGCGGTGGGGGGAGAGAGTTATACGGCGACGTTTGGGGCGGTGGTGGAGGGGGTGGAGGTTGGAGGAGTtgctgtggtggtggtggttgttgtGAGTGGTGGTGGTGTGTGTAGTGGTGGTTGGTGTTGTGGTGGCGGTGAGAGTAGTTTGGGAAATTTGAAGGGTTGTCGGAAGGGTAGGgattggaagaagaagaagaagcgtaCCTTGTGAGGTGGTGGGGATACTGAGAGGGATCCATCGACGGCGTATCTTTCGTTTCTTTGGTTTCTTCTCTGAtcctcttcttcttgcttcttatGCGACTTTGTGCTTCGCCTTTCGTTTGAAATTTCAATCAAATCCAATCCAGTCACCTcgctttgtttttttctttttgattttttggtggGCAGTTTCTTGCGTTCACACTTTCAAACCGATAGAGTGTGTTATATGTCTTTGACAGTTTTTAAAGCAACACGACATGTCGCACCATTCAACCCAATCGAATTGGTTTTCTGCGCCACGTAAGCAAAACGTGGCTCCTAGGGAGGCaccaggatcctcgccggatccattCCTAGGGATCCTAGTAATCCTgcaatcatgtccgttcattATATATCATGCGGTCAGTattcgttagatactatttacatttgaattttaagttttaaattttaaatgattaacgaaaactgaccgcatgatatacgatgCGGGATGGGAATGGATCCGACGAGAATCTTGGTCCCCTAGGGAGTACATAAGGCAACTTGGGATCCCCGGATCTAaactacttttttttattttttatcaaacaataaattttcttaaattaaatgtGAGTTTAACCATTAACAGAATTCAAACTCACGTCATCATGCAAAAGCTTACTCCTAATAGAAT
This window contains:
- the LOC103400270 gene encoding uncharacterized protein At1g21580 gives rise to the protein MDPSQYPHHLTRYASSSSSNPYPSDNPSNFPNYSHRHHNTNHHYTHHHHSQQPPPPQQLLQPPPPPPPPQTSPYNSLPPPPLPPPPPPPHPYNPNQPQLTFEPERSRTFLPLHDYPVSSPRVAHSERPRHHRLLQFESPYVESNPVSWDSSRAFHDYDRELHKPQFRVESEGSGSARFRADYNEQLLREHRAPVDDDYNSRRRARAEPSSDGKYRELGFASSQNLNSHLDSNSGGYDGRYDELRSGGRRDEVYENNQRWVHNDREATRELYDPFVFDEGNRGRNVLAKRDYYGSESERGSGTSNRRKQIQKKSVLLRLQTVKPSHRNGSAYFDNSGSSSHRGKGYYEYSGREMGEVEKGANSLELDVSFKSNSLVAKAVGNRDVKTDSVYGRDFSNLKLSRDSENAAPVRLRSSIVVANKTSSSDKDPRQLEEEVNTSGMENRCDIEQPGSNVNGDSSGKSEVERVTKGNTKGKVLQRDGKKGVSAQMSSLKVTKKKKVVKKVVKKVVNPRPQPKKKIDEPRAADSYICSPSAAFGTEKGETSSPSMVSDEHGTDANSCSKSTGKTSTCNLGSSSCEEINIDQGCLTVDASVQGLLKSSNFTNNVTDSLRVATCPETGCVVDVSKQICQSGDSLSLDNVIRTESSEPRLSVEGNANSGFLSSEKTMMHGDIMNVNGSGHGAETNLDIDGGIKVSYQEVMVHNIGNVDAISEQPCTHQLPTSLQIGSVEELPKAISAAESSITVGLSSSGKTFAVCSDDGRGTTWNSDKVSTNYDENIIVPNGGNADFVGTQASADGASRLFVSCGTERSSKIANSVGDRKSVTFKIKKKRKFRTLLDSSRASNTIVEPKNVSAHENSVDTAVSSSLKDASHAEVAVSGVEKLDIGSQPDNDGVSVLRGNSSLDGICEAKLSARSDVNSDPDETSLKYIKRRKVSTSHLVGTTSQTNDGPADKSTSYAEAPWTNDDPTQEDEVTASSIGFLSANANLIPSQEGSTVLFVDDLAAVSAARDALTNDGMNFEHQGVESCTIYEESVPDTSFLCPSPSRNEQKEASTQALVVNSPQLDIMDVESNLEENFGIFSTAEQVMMQGETASCSVSSEVQPPDSSNKFSCTDMESNYVSVKEKLPIASNYLLLCANNNEVSTTNSNDEGTEFVHDTVSDKGSPETSTDVPYLQMLPCSPSVIKISDEKAGGDQQLDLKSVVEGGSNASAQNSSSGGTKSVMGKSVALPLQNIKKATHGSNLVSTESGLKNQLGQATRGIVPGRSYSVSSTSMKTASSTHIAKPRTWHRNGNSSSSPLPVSMPLSSTVPPQRQLPQRNGKFQSNSYVRKGNSLVRKPPVAALQSSHGFSSAVYQLNSSGIDGLKKNAGSDSRIDVKMPPSLMRTGEMNAPFDRPTPQLPLAPILSTCPAISFGVRASSPVSEPLSGETKLDPMNSLDTKDAQTFAKDSLTISETQENHSGSLNNLENQNVLHDENLAPPNTKKIVNGKCTLNQLVATSNPCDLPVHSTDKIQHSSDGYYKRRKNQLIRTSLEGHAIMPDDNLNLQLQRVPKIVPRRTYGKKRSHKAVAKTSKIGKNSLVWTPHGTQSSNNDGGSLNHQKVVPYLFPWKRARHWRTFMQSQASSFKYSSVPTISKKLLLSRRRDTLYTKSTHGFSLKMYKVLSVGGASLKWSKSLERQSKEANEEATRAVAAVEKKKREHNGAACISLGSKFRSNLSGKRIFRIGSVRYKMDPSRRTLKRISDDESSSSGVLDPEKDPKRSYVPKRLVIGNDEYLRIGNGNQLIRNPKKRTRILASERVRWSLHTARLRLAKKRKYCQFFTRFGKCNKDDGKCPYIHDSSKVAVCTKFLKGLCSNPNCKLTHQVIPERMPDCSYYLQGLCSNQNCPYRHVNVNPKASTCEGFLKGYCADGNECRKKHSYVCPSFEATGTCPRGPKCKLHHPRNRAKEKKRKRSREHRNTWGRYFVSKDITVSEPRTVSGKQSAQNSDDIIVDGVADFISIDVSDEEVGETNDPIQEQAAYCDSDSSELELDDLDELIKPIRLLERLKTNAS